A DNA window from Cobetia marina contains the following coding sequences:
- a CDS encoding dicarboxylate/amino acid:cation symporter, translating to MSVTRQILLALGLGILSGLALNAGAGALPEGSVAWLDANLLTPVGQIFLRLLQFVVVPMVFGALILSLTSREGGADVGRHAGRLLGSYVVTSAVALTLGMLVAHWLSPGSGAESLVDSAPEGRNADSIAQWLVGLVPNNPFTALGGGGLLQVIFAAALIGLAMRALPEESAPLHRVIESGYTVSLKVLSFVLKLAPLGVFALITSVIATQGLDLLMRLGMYVIGLIIALALMALLYLVLLAVTGARPLAFMRHFGQSLGFAFGTASSGATLPLALGNARDYGMQESLASFALPFGTALKRDGAAVLQGFNALFVAQLFGIDVTTSLVITVFTTGLLVSFSTAGVPGAGLVAMTTVLGAAGLPLEGVAVVAGVDRFTDGLRTALNVMGNCANAALLERFESRKPAAEPKTPA from the coding sequence ATGTCCGTCACTCGTCAGATACTGCTCGCCCTGGGGCTGGGTATCCTCAGCGGCCTTGCCCTGAACGCCGGAGCAGGTGCCTTGCCCGAGGGCAGTGTCGCCTGGCTCGACGCCAACCTGCTGACGCCGGTAGGCCAGATCTTCCTGCGTCTGCTGCAGTTCGTGGTGGTACCGATGGTCTTCGGTGCCCTCATCCTCAGCCTGACCAGTCGCGAAGGCGGTGCCGACGTGGGCCGCCATGCCGGGCGTCTGCTGGGCAGCTACGTGGTCACCAGCGCCGTGGCGCTGACGCTGGGCATGCTGGTCGCTCATTGGCTCAGCCCGGGCAGCGGTGCCGAGAGCCTGGTGGACTCGGCGCCTGAAGGCCGCAACGCCGACAGCATCGCCCAATGGCTGGTGGGCCTGGTGCCCAACAACCCCTTCACGGCGCTGGGTGGCGGCGGCCTGCTGCAGGTCATCTTCGCGGCCGCCTTGATCGGCCTGGCGATGCGTGCCCTGCCGGAAGAAAGCGCGCCGCTGCATCGCGTGATCGAAAGCGGCTACACCGTCAGCCTCAAGGTACTGTCCTTCGTGCTCAAGCTGGCCCCGCTTGGTGTCTTCGCGCTGATCACCTCGGTGATCGCCACCCAGGGGCTGGATCTGCTGATGCGGCTGGGCATGTACGTGATCGGTCTGATCATCGCGCTGGCCTTGATGGCACTGCTCTATCTGGTGCTGCTGGCCGTGACCGGTGCCCGCCCGCTGGCCTTCATGCGCCACTTCGGCCAGAGCCTGGGCTTCGCCTTCGGTACCGCCAGTTCCGGTGCCACCCTGCCGCTGGCGCTGGGCAATGCACGCGACTACGGCATGCAGGAATCCCTGGCCAGCTTCGCGCTGCCCTTCGGTACCGCGCTCAAGCGTGATGGCGCCGCCGTGCTGCAGGGCTTCAATGCGTTGTTCGTGGCGCAGCTGTTCGGTATCGACGTCACGACGTCACTGGTGATCACCGTCTTCACCACCGGTCTGCTGGTCAGCTTTTCCACGGCCGGCGTGCCGGGTGCCGGGCTGGTCGCGATGACCACCGTGCTGGGCGCGGCGGGCCTGCCGCTGGAGGGCGTGGCCGTGGTCGCCGGCGTCGACCGCTTCACCGACGGCCTGCGCACCGCCCTCAACGTGATGGGCAACTGCGCCAACGCCGCCCTGCTGGAGCGCTTCGAGTCGCGCAAGCCCGCCGCGGAGCCCAAGACGCCAGCCTGA
- a CDS encoding ATP-dependent helicase: MSSTLPPVAPDTPVEAIGVTPDDVATGGAEPVSPLAHAVGQLTQRLTDQQRAVVAHRGRHARVAAVAGSGKTTTLVARVLSLLAEGIPAQRILVLMFNRSAREDFVAKLAQSAPPGTRLPDVRTFHSIGHRLTTTLVRWGCLAPRELIQQDWALERLLKQAAQRALGDADRADREAALEGERLEALAQFCDLVKAEMCEPTLLYERMNLGEHTGHFVESFAQLEQLLEQHGQMTYADLLYRPLRQLEKEPETRARIQGHLQHVIIDEYQDINEAQQRMLALLAGAPSTAASSPAVTGESSSTVAEVMAVGDANQCIYEWRGARPDYMLTRFAESFPSPLDFPLSYTFRHGHRLALAANHAIAANARRPDQLCLAAPGTPPTRLFEGQGAASLVAALTAWRDAGRSGAEAAVLVRSWALSVPVQLQLLKAGIPFRLGQGDRFVFRLPLVQALAGYLELARDATRLRDPAHLMLLFTQPTAFVARERLERLCQQLADSQRWPRKEDPMLEGLKPLQRRNLHKRWKLLCDLPSLGDWAPARLLRHVVDELEADKVLRRAAARRDKGEEDVRLLDVLIEQAGELANDPEAFVNLLRNPVEDAADGVLITTVHGAKGLEWPLVGLWGMNEEDFPAYSRDNPLSPERLEEERRLCYVGVTRAREQLHLWRDGGTHAPSRFLAELCVEDCSRLGDWIHGAGKRAKLARQQVGEGDAPSREASSENTETLRVSAPALGEAYLARLPLVRHGITPPTLEASPRPRAEQQSKPGGVGKTADAASSRRQPRSGGRHSRTSSSSRSEVSGVLQSVGGWKVGQRVAHDIFGEGVIEEVSGNDTNPLVEVRFADGSKRRLIASRAPLSAL; this comes from the coding sequence ATGTCTTCTACTCTCCCGCCAGTCGCGCCTGATACCCCTGTCGAGGCCATCGGTGTCACGCCAGATGATGTCGCCACCGGCGGTGCGGAACCGGTCTCGCCGCTCGCGCACGCCGTCGGCCAGCTGACGCAACGGCTGACGGATCAGCAGCGTGCCGTGGTGGCACATCGCGGACGACACGCACGGGTCGCGGCGGTGGCAGGGTCTGGCAAGACCACCACGCTGGTGGCGCGAGTGCTGAGTCTGCTGGCGGAAGGCATTCCGGCGCAGCGGATTCTGGTGCTGATGTTCAACCGCTCGGCGCGCGAGGACTTCGTCGCCAAGCTGGCGCAGTCGGCGCCACCGGGTACGCGCCTGCCGGATGTCCGCACCTTCCACTCCATCGGTCATCGCCTGACCACTACGCTGGTGCGCTGGGGGTGTCTGGCGCCGCGCGAGCTGATCCAGCAGGACTGGGCGTTGGAGCGGCTGCTCAAGCAGGCCGCCCAGCGTGCTCTGGGCGATGCCGACCGCGCCGATCGTGAGGCGGCACTGGAAGGTGAGCGTCTCGAAGCGCTTGCCCAGTTCTGTGATCTGGTCAAGGCCGAGATGTGCGAACCGACGCTGCTGTACGAGCGCATGAACCTTGGTGAGCACACCGGTCACTTCGTCGAGTCCTTCGCCCAGCTTGAGCAGCTGCTCGAGCAGCATGGCCAGATGACCTATGCCGATCTGCTCTACCGGCCGCTGCGTCAGCTGGAGAAAGAGCCGGAGACCCGTGCGCGCATCCAGGGGCATCTGCAGCACGTCATCATCGATGAGTATCAGGACATCAATGAGGCGCAGCAGCGCATGCTGGCGCTGCTGGCCGGTGCGCCGTCCACTGCGGCTTCCTCGCCGGCAGTCACCGGCGAATCATCCAGCACCGTGGCAGAAGTCATGGCGGTAGGTGACGCCAACCAGTGCATCTATGAGTGGCGTGGCGCCCGCCCTGATTACATGCTGACGCGTTTCGCCGAGAGTTTCCCGTCCCCGCTGGACTTCCCGCTCAGTTACACCTTTCGCCATGGTCATCGTCTGGCATTGGCGGCCAATCACGCCATTGCCGCCAATGCGCGCCGACCGGATCAGCTGTGTCTGGCTGCACCCGGCACACCGCCGACACGGTTGTTCGAAGGGCAGGGGGCCGCCAGTCTGGTCGCGGCGCTGACCGCCTGGCGGGACGCCGGGCGCAGCGGTGCCGAGGCCGCCGTGCTGGTGCGCAGCTGGGCGCTGTCGGTGCCGGTGCAGCTGCAGTTGCTGAAGGCCGGGATTCCCTTCCGTCTCGGGCAGGGCGATCGCTTCGTGTTCCGCCTGCCACTGGTGCAGGCGCTGGCAGGCTATCTGGAGCTTGCGCGTGACGCCACGCGGCTGCGTGACCCGGCGCATCTGATGTTGCTGTTCACCCAGCCCACCGCCTTCGTCGCGCGCGAGCGCCTCGAGCGTCTGTGTCAGCAACTGGCCGACAGCCAGCGCTGGCCGCGCAAGGAAGACCCGATGCTCGAAGGGCTCAAGCCGCTGCAGCGCCGCAACCTGCACAAGCGCTGGAAGCTGTTGTGTGATCTCCCTTCGCTGGGCGACTGGGCACCCGCGCGGCTGCTGCGGCACGTGGTCGATGAGCTGGAAGCCGACAAGGTGCTGAGACGGGCCGCGGCCCGACGGGACAAGGGCGAGGAGGACGTGCGTCTGCTGGACGTACTGATCGAGCAGGCGGGGGAGCTTGCCAACGACCCCGAGGCCTTCGTCAACCTGCTGCGCAATCCGGTCGAGGATGCCGCCGATGGCGTGCTGATCACCACGGTCCATGGCGCCAAGGGGCTGGAATGGCCGCTGGTAGGCCTCTGGGGCATGAACGAAGAGGACTTCCCGGCCTACTCGCGCGACAACCCGCTGTCGCCGGAGCGCCTCGAGGAAGAGCGACGTCTGTGCTATGTCGGCGTGACCCGTGCTCGTGAACAGCTGCATCTGTGGCGGGATGGCGGGACCCATGCGCCGAGTCGCTTCCTGGCGGAACTGTGCGTGGAGGACTGCTCCCGCCTCGGTGACTGGATTCACGGTGCGGGCAAGCGTGCCAAGCTCGCTCGCCAGCAGGTCGGTGAGGGCGACGCACCCAGTCGCGAGGCGTCCTCTGAAAATACCGAGACCCTGCGCGTGAGCGCGCCAGCCCTTGGCGAGGCCTATCTGGCGCGCCTGCCGTTGGTACGTCATGGCATCACGCCGCCGACGCTTGAGGCCTCGCCCAGGCCCAGGGCCGAGCAACAGAGCAAGCCCGGTGGCGTAGGCAAGACCGCTGACGCCGCATCCAGCCGGCGTCAGCCTCGTTCCGGGGGCCGTCATTCCCGCACGTCATCCTCTTCTCGCAGCGAGGTGTCTGGCGTGCTGCAAAGCGTCGGTGGCTGGAAGGTGGGGCAGCGTGTCGCTCATGACATCTTTGGCGAGGGCGTGATCGAAGAGGTGTCCGGCAATGACACCAATCCGCTGGTCGAAGTGCGCTTTGCCGATGGCAGCAAGCGACGCCTGATCGCCTCGCGTGCGCCACTGTCCGCTCTGTAA
- the tmk gene encoding dTMP kinase: MSPSTGRFITLEGGEGVGKSTNVAFVVAELEAHGIEVVRTREPGGSERAEAIRRLLLDPAPAEALSDDAELLLMFAARAQHLAATIRPALERGAWVVCDRFTDATFAYQGGGRGLPLADITTLEALVQKGLQPDLTLLLDMPVEAARGRLAARRAETGEGADRIEQEAEQFFEAVRIGYHQRRDADPERFATINADQSLAEVQAEIAGVLSARIAAWQAGETA, encoded by the coding sequence GTGAGCCCATCGACGGGGCGTTTCATCACCTTGGAAGGAGGAGAAGGTGTCGGCAAGAGCACCAATGTCGCCTTCGTGGTCGCCGAGCTCGAGGCGCACGGCATCGAGGTGGTGCGCACGCGGGAACCCGGAGGCAGTGAGCGGGCGGAAGCCATACGCCGGTTGTTGCTGGACCCGGCCCCCGCGGAGGCCTTGAGCGATGATGCCGAGCTGCTGCTGATGTTCGCCGCGCGTGCCCAGCACCTGGCCGCGACCATTCGCCCGGCGCTGGAACGTGGTGCCTGGGTGGTGTGTGATCGCTTCACCGATGCCACCTTCGCCTATCAGGGCGGCGGGCGTGGCTTGCCGCTGGCCGACATCACCACACTGGAAGCCCTGGTGCAGAAAGGGCTGCAGCCGGATCTGACGTTGCTGCTGGACATGCCGGTCGAGGCCGCACGAGGGCGTCTGGCCGCACGGCGCGCCGAGACCGGCGAAGGCGCGGATCGCATCGAGCAGGAAGCCGAGCAGTTCTTCGAAGCGGTGCGAATCGGCTATCACCAGCGGCGCGATGCAGACCCCGAGCGCTTTGCCACCATCAATGCCGATCAGTCGCTGGCAGAGGTACAGGCCGAGATCGCCGGCGTGTTGTCGGCCCGCATCGCCGCCTGGCAGGCAGGAGAGACCGCATGA
- a CDS encoding sulfurtransferase, producing the protein MAQYPDPAALAAASVSTSSLLAPDQRQAPLIDASQLVTQLAMAGLKSPVVLDCRARLEDGEAGERMWREGHLPGAIHVDMERDLSAPVREDGVGGRHPLPSHQATAELFRRLGITPEQQVVVYDDMGGQMAAARLWWMLTWAGHPDVRVLDGGIQAWNQAMGELKRAPSQPVTSEPSDWQPSFDDSLLVTAEEVVGSQAVLLDARGEARFRGEQEPVDPVAGHIPGALCRPTPGNLEANGRFKDRMSLMRELRRTLPDDSAVIAYCGSGISACQNILAFAIAGLPLPRLYAGSWSDWISDAERPVATGEASEG; encoded by the coding sequence ATGGCCCAGTATCCCGATCCTGCCGCACTGGCGGCAGCCTCCGTCTCCACCTCATCGTTGCTGGCCCCGGACCAGCGGCAGGCACCCTTGATCGACGCCAGTCAGCTGGTGACCCAGCTGGCGATGGCAGGGCTCAAGTCCCCCGTGGTACTGGATTGCCGCGCTCGCCTCGAGGATGGCGAGGCGGGCGAGCGGATGTGGCGTGAAGGGCACCTGCCAGGGGCCATCCATGTCGATATGGAACGTGATCTTTCCGCGCCCGTGCGCGAGGACGGCGTGGGCGGTCGTCATCCACTGCCGTCGCACCAGGCGACAGCCGAGCTGTTTCGCCGTCTCGGCATCACGCCCGAGCAACAGGTGGTGGTCTATGACGACATGGGCGGCCAGATGGCGGCGGCGCGCCTGTGGTGGATGCTGACCTGGGCCGGGCATCCGGATGTGCGTGTTCTGGATGGCGGCATCCAGGCCTGGAATCAGGCCATGGGCGAGCTCAAGCGCGCTCCCTCCCAGCCAGTGACCTCCGAGCCCAGTGACTGGCAGCCGAGCTTTGACGACAGCCTGCTGGTCACTGCCGAGGAGGTGGTGGGCAGTCAGGCGGTGCTGCTGGATGCCCGGGGTGAAGCGCGCTTTCGCGGTGAGCAGGAGCCGGTCGACCCGGTGGCCGGCCATATCCCCGGCGCCCTGTGTCGCCCGACCCCCGGCAATCTCGAGGCCAATGGTCGCTTCAAGGACCGCATGAGCCTGATGCGCGAGCTGCGCCGGACATTGCCGGATGACAGCGCCGTGATCGCCTATTGCGGTTCCGGCATCAGCGCCTGTCAGAATATCCTGGCCTTCGCGATCGCGGGACTGCCGCTGCCGCGTCTGTACGCCGGCTCCTGGAGCGACTGGATCAGTGACGCCGAGCGCCCGGTCGCCACCGGCGAGGCCAGCGAAGGGTAG
- a CDS encoding DNA polymerase III subunit delta', translated as MSATRSSDDGVTLSSFSPLPWQHSLWQHFTAVHDSGRLPHAVMLSGPSGLGKQELADAMIARVLCRTAQGKPGAAACGDCHGCHMLAAGHHPDLMAVSPQDVGKMIRIDPIRDVNRFVAQTAQQGGYRVIRLQPAESMNIASANALLKSLEEPGANTLFILLSDMPSRVLPTIRSRCQQWPLVIPSAEDSLPWLSEQLGEDAQSLLRMAGGLPQLAVRLGEADQRQLRQALRELFDALVRGGEPVAEAWRLERQPLSQVLWYGIAWLEDLIRMGLSGNTAQLRDPSLEPLLRQAVKNGRTRDWFKLLDFAREQRRLLAAGGNPNPQLVLESWLVRWAALLRS; from the coding sequence ATGAGCGCAACGCGATCCAGCGATGACGGCGTGACACTCTCGAGTTTCTCGCCGCTGCCGTGGCAGCACTCGCTGTGGCAGCACTTCACCGCCGTGCATGACAGCGGTCGCCTGCCGCACGCGGTGATGCTCAGCGGACCTTCGGGGCTTGGCAAGCAGGAACTCGCGGATGCGATGATCGCCCGTGTGCTGTGTCGCACCGCACAGGGCAAACCCGGCGCTGCCGCCTGCGGTGACTGCCATGGTTGCCACATGCTGGCGGCAGGGCATCATCCTGACCTGATGGCGGTGTCACCTCAGGACGTCGGCAAGATGATCCGTATCGACCCGATCCGCGACGTCAATCGGTTCGTCGCCCAGACGGCCCAGCAGGGCGGCTATCGTGTCATTCGCCTGCAGCCGGCGGAATCGATGAACATCGCCTCGGCCAACGCGCTGCTCAAGAGTCTCGAGGAGCCCGGCGCCAACACCCTGTTCATCCTGCTCAGTGACATGCCATCGCGCGTGCTGCCGACCATTCGCTCCCGCTGCCAGCAGTGGCCCCTGGTGATTCCGTCGGCTGAAGACAGTCTGCCGTGGTTGAGCGAGCAGCTGGGCGAAGATGCCCAATCGTTGCTGCGCATGGCAGGAGGCCTGCCGCAGCTGGCGGTGCGTCTGGGCGAGGCGGACCAGCGCCAGCTCAGGCAGGCATTGCGTGAACTGTTCGACGCGCTGGTGCGCGGGGGAGAGCCGGTGGCGGAAGCCTGGCGTCTGGAGCGCCAACCGCTGTCGCAGGTGCTGTGGTACGGTATTGCCTGGCTGGAAGATCTGATTCGCATGGGCTTGTCTGGCAATACCGCGCAGCTGCGTGACCCGAGTCTTGAGCCCTTGCTGCGTCAGGCGGTCAAGAATGGCCGCACCCGTGACTGGTTCAAGCTGCTGGACTTTGCTCGTGAGCAGCGCCGTCTGCTGGCGGCGGGGGGCAACCCCAACCCGCAGCTGGTGCTGGAGTCCTGGCTGGTGCGTTGGGCAGCGCTGCTGCGTTCGTGA
- a CDS encoding TatD family hydrolase, translated as MFVDSHCHLDRLKLEEHGGSLDAVLDAARARHVHQFLAIAVTLDDVPEISAIARQHDDVVISAGVHPLHQVDPEPSVEDIKKCAERFGAVAIGETGLDYHYESVSRELQYERFTRHLIAARELELPVIIHTREAREDTLALIKEHTDPAVGGVLHCFTEDLDMARVAVGHGFMVSISGIVTFRNAEHVRELARAIPLDRLLIETDSPYLAPVPYRGTSNVPGNVVEVAECIAAERGITVDELAMQTTANFYRLFRAAAPEAPDNVREALASSGMLIDG; from the coding sequence ATGTTTGTCGATTCGCATTGCCACCTTGATCGCCTCAAGCTTGAAGAACATGGCGGCAGCCTTGACGCCGTGCTGGACGCCGCACGCGCCCGTCACGTGCATCAATTCCTCGCCATCGCGGTCACGCTGGACGATGTGCCCGAGATCTCGGCCATCGCCCGACAGCATGACGATGTGGTGATTTCCGCCGGTGTGCATCCGCTGCATCAGGTAGACCCGGAGCCCTCGGTCGAGGACATCAAGAAGTGTGCCGAGCGCTTCGGTGCGGTGGCCATCGGCGAGACCGGCCTCGATTATCACTACGAGAGCGTCAGCCGTGAACTGCAATACGAGCGCTTCACGCGTCATCTGATTGCCGCGCGCGAGCTGGAGCTGCCGGTCATCATCCACACCCGTGAAGCCCGCGAGGACACCCTGGCGCTGATCAAGGAGCATACCGACCCCGCCGTGGGTGGCGTGCTGCACTGCTTCACGGAAGATCTGGACATGGCACGTGTCGCGGTGGGCCACGGTTTCATGGTGTCCATCTCCGGGATCGTCACCTTCCGCAATGCCGAGCATGTCCGCGAGCTGGCGCGCGCCATCCCGCTGGATCGCCTGTTGATCGAGACCGACAGCCCCTACCTGGCGCCGGTGCCGTACCGCGGCACCTCCAACGTGCCGGGCAACGTGGTCGAGGTCGCCGAATGCATCGCCGCCGAGCGCGGCATCACCGTCGATGAGCTGGCGATGCAGACCACCGCCAACTTCTATCGTCTGTTCCGCGCCGCCGCGCCGGAAGCCCCGGACAACGTTCGCGAAGCGCTGGCCAGCAGCGGCATGCTCATCGACGGATGA
- a CDS encoding DUF1285 domain-containing protein, whose amino-acid sequence MNPAAILTRLGDRAGKDGPLPPVETWHPEHCGEMDLVIRADGRWVHEGTPIGRARLVHMLSRVMRREPDGSYCLVTPAEKVTIQVEDRPFLAVDCSRVESEPDQTQPGQTQPGQAAPGEAEPQPQPDIWQLVTDQGDIVRLEGDTRLTLSETPDGLWLPEAPVRFGLAARLHRNLYYRLLEEAEMRELDNGDQALGFMSDGHWQMLGVLSARDLDT is encoded by the coding sequence ATGAATCCAGCCGCCATTCTCACTCGATTGGGCGACAGGGCCGGCAAGGATGGGCCACTGCCACCGGTGGAGACCTGGCACCCGGAGCACTGCGGCGAGATGGATCTCGTCATCCGCGCCGATGGTCGCTGGGTGCATGAAGGCACGCCGATCGGTCGTGCACGGCTGGTGCACATGCTGTCGCGGGTCATGCGGCGCGAACCCGATGGCAGCTACTGCCTGGTCACGCCGGCGGAGAAGGTCACCATTCAGGTCGAGGATCGCCCCTTCCTGGCGGTGGATTGCTCCCGTGTCGAGTCTGAACCTGATCAGACACAGCCTGGTCAGACACAGCCTGGACAGGCAGCACCCGGAGAGGCTGAGCCTCAGCCTCAGCCGGACATCTGGCAGCTGGTCACCGACCAGGGCGATATCGTGCGGCTGGAAGGGGATACCCGCCTGACGCTCAGCGAGACACCGGATGGCCTGTGGTTGCCGGAAGCGCCGGTGCGCTTCGGACTCGCCGCTCGTCTGCATCGCAATCTCTACTATCGTCTGCTGGAAGAGGCCGAGATGCGCGAGCTGGACAATGGCGATCAGGCACTGGGCTTCATGAGCGACGGCCACTGGCAGATGCTCGGCGTACTGAGTGCCCGAGATCTCGACACCTGA
- a CDS encoding PilZ domain-containing protein: MHTAPQQGQKALSLTIRDQKTLLAAYMSTLVRGGIFVPTTERYTMGQEVYLLLTLPEESERIPVTGRVVWISPSGVGGRRTAGIGIHFSEEDRQVRDHIENHLAGMLGKGHATYTL; the protein is encoded by the coding sequence ATGCACACCGCTCCACAGCAAGGCCAGAAGGCACTGTCGCTGACGATTCGCGACCAGAAGACATTGCTGGCCGCCTACATGTCGACTCTCGTGCGAGGCGGTATCTTCGTGCCGACCACCGAGCGCTACACCATGGGGCAGGAGGTCTACCTGCTGCTGACGTTGCCGGAAGAATCCGAGCGCATTCCGGTCACCGGTCGCGTGGTCTGGATCTCCCCCTCGGGTGTCGGCGGTCGCCGTACCGCAGGCATCGGCATCCACTTCAGTGAAGAGGACCGCCAGGTGCGTGATCATATCGAGAACCATCTGGCCGGCATGCTGGGCAAGGGCCACGCCACCTATACGCTATGA
- the pabC gene encoding aminodeoxychorismate lyase — protein sequence MTADHTGTTQEMLHDSLAAGLPMEDRGLAYGEGVFETILVRDGQPQLWSRHLARLTRGCRRLGLPVPSSQALDVCLDVCRGEGLEVLKLVVTGGSGGRGYKAPESPEPRLRARAMPFVVNREARQGITARVCELRVAEQPALAGLKHLNRLENVLARREWTDPAIREGLLLTASDELVEATSMNLAWYRDGQWFTPCLDRAGVEGTLLVALEAELPVMRVREGLSSLRAAEVVVVMNSVQGVWPLRTLLAASGEPLAQWSDEGHPALASLNDIVARLLGEPAY from the coding sequence ATGACGGCTGACCATACCGGTACCACGCAGGAGATGCTTCACGACTCGCTTGCGGCGGGCCTGCCCATGGAGGATCGCGGCCTTGCCTACGGTGAGGGCGTGTTCGAGACGATTCTGGTGCGCGATGGCCAGCCGCAGCTATGGTCACGGCACCTGGCGCGACTGACCCGTGGTTGCCGGCGACTTGGCTTGCCCGTGCCCTCGTCGCAGGCGCTCGATGTGTGTCTGGACGTCTGCCGGGGCGAGGGGCTGGAGGTGCTCAAGCTGGTCGTCACCGGCGGGTCCGGTGGTCGTGGCTACAAGGCACCCGAGTCACCCGAACCTCGTCTGCGGGCACGCGCAATGCCCTTTGTGGTCAATCGTGAGGCCCGTCAGGGCATCACGGCGCGCGTGTGCGAATTGCGCGTGGCAGAGCAGCCGGCGCTGGCGGGACTCAAGCATCTCAACCGGCTCGAGAATGTGCTGGCACGCCGTGAGTGGACAGACCCCGCCATCCGGGAGGGGCTGTTGCTGACGGCAAGCGATGAGCTCGTCGAGGCCACCAGCATGAACCTCGCCTGGTATCGCGACGGGCAATGGTTCACGCCATGCCTGGATCGCGCCGGTGTCGAGGGCACCTTGCTGGTGGCGCTAGAGGCCGAGCTCCCCGTCATGCGAGTGCGCGAAGGACTGTCATCACTGAGGGCGGCCGAGGTGGTGGTGGTGATGAATTCCGTGCAGGGCGTCTGGCCGCTGCGCACCTTGCTGGCGGCGTCGGGAGAGCCTCTGGCCCAATGGAGTGATGAGGGGCATCCGGCGCTTGCGTCACTGAACGACATTGTCGCGCGCTTGCTGGGCGAGCCCGCGTATTGA
- the mltG gene encoding endolytic transglycosylase MltG, with amino-acid sequence MRVFKILLMLVVVAVAAGMVGFRYWQAQLLSPLAIEQEQLFEVPRGASLSKVVSELESRGIIEASWPYKVWARLEPDAVNGLRAGEFRLTPGLNGRELVALLSSDDVVSYTLTVPEGWTFAQMRTAMDASPKLEHTTRDMSDEELMAAVGAEGEKPEGRFFPDTYRYHKGVSDLSLYKQAYARMSKTLEDVWAGRDDDLPITTAYEALILASLIERETGAPEERGEIAGVFKRRMERGMRLQTDPTVIYGLGEDYDGSLSRADLRKPTPWNTYVITGLPPTPIAMPGRAALEAAVHPKPGDTYYFVAKGEGKHHFSRTLREHNNAVRRYILNR; translated from the coding sequence ATGCGTGTATTCAAGATCCTTCTGATGCTGGTCGTCGTGGCCGTGGCTGCGGGTATGGTGGGTTTTCGTTACTGGCAGGCACAGTTGCTGTCACCACTGGCGATCGAGCAGGAACAGCTGTTCGAGGTCCCGCGCGGTGCCAGTCTCTCCAAGGTGGTGAGCGAGCTGGAATCCCGAGGCATCATCGAGGCCAGCTGGCCGTACAAGGTATGGGCACGTCTGGAGCCTGATGCCGTCAATGGTCTGCGCGCCGGTGAATTCCGTCTCACGCCGGGCCTCAACGGGCGTGAGCTGGTGGCACTGCTGTCCAGCGATGACGTCGTCAGCTATACCCTGACCGTGCCGGAAGGCTGGACCTTCGCCCAGATGCGTACCGCCATGGACGCCTCACCCAAGCTTGAGCACACGACTCGCGACATGAGCGATGAGGAGCTGATGGCGGCCGTAGGGGCAGAAGGCGAGAAGCCGGAAGGGCGCTTCTTCCCGGACACCTACCGCTATCACAAGGGCGTGAGCGATCTGTCGCTCTACAAGCAGGCCTACGCGCGCATGAGCAAGACGCTGGAGGACGTGTGGGCCGGGCGTGACGACGACCTGCCGATCACCACCGCGTACGAGGCCCTGATTCTGGCCTCGCTGATCGAGCGCGAGACCGGTGCCCCGGAAGAACGTGGCGAGATCGCCGGCGTGTTCAAGCGTCGCATGGAGCGTGGCATGCGCCTGCAGACCGACCCGACCGTGATCTACGGGCTGGGGGAGGATTATGATGGCTCGCTGTCGCGTGCCGATCTGCGCAAGCCGACCCCCTGGAATACCTACGTGATCACCGGCCTGCCGCCGACACCCATCGCGATGCCGGGGCGTGCCGCTCTGGAAGCCGCGGTACACCCCAAGCCAGGCGACACCTACTATTTCGTCGCCAAGGGCGAGGGCAAGCACCACTTCTCGCGCACTCTGCGAGAGCACAACAACGCCGTGCGCCGCTATATTCTCAACCGGTAA